In the genome of Meles meles chromosome 2, mMelMel3.1 paternal haplotype, whole genome shotgun sequence, one region contains:
- the NEFM gene encoding neurofilament medium polypeptide, translating to MSYTLDSLGNPSAYRRVTETRSSFSRVSGSPSSGFRSQSWSRGSPSTVSSSYKRSALGPRLTYSSAMLSSAESSLDFSQSSSLLNGGSGPGGDYKLSRSNEKEQLQGLNDRFAGYIEKVHYLEQQNKEIEAEIQALRQKQASHAQLGDAYDQEIRELRATLELVNHEKAQVQLDSDHLEEDIHRLKERFEEEARLRDDTEAAIRALRKDIEEASLVKVELDKKVQSLQDEVAFLRSNHEEEVADLLAQIQASHITVERKDYLKTDISSALKEIRSQLECHSDQNMHQAEEWFKCRYAKLTEAAEQNKEAIRSAKEEIAEYRRQLQSKSIELESVRGTKESLERQLSDIEERHNHDLSSYQDTIQQLENELRGTKWEMARHLREYQDLLNVKMALDIEIAAYRKLLEGEETRFSTFAGSITGPLYPHRQPSVTISSKIQKTKVEAPKLKVQHKFVEEIIEETKVEDEKSEMEEALIAIAEERAVSMKEEKEEEAEEKEEGQAEEEVVATKKSPVKAAAPELKEEEEGEKEEEEGQEEEEEEEEGAKSDQAEEGGSEKEGSSEKEEGEQEEEGETEAEGEGEEAEAEDEKKTEEKREEVAPKEEPVAEAKVEKPEKAKSPMPKSPVEEVKPKADEKGAEKAEQKKEEEKVEEEKKEEVKESPKEEKVEKKEEKPKDVPEKKKAESPVKEEVVEEVSTITKSGKVSLEKDAKEEKPQPKEKEKAEEEGGGEEEGGDQGSKESRKEDIAVNGEVEGKEEEQETKEKGSGGEEEKGVVTNGLDLSPADEKKGGDRSEEKVVVTKKIEKITSEGGDGATKYITKSVTVTQKVEEHEETFEEKLVSTKKVEKVTSHAIVKEVTQSD from the exons ATGAGCTACACGTTGGACTCGCTGGGCAACCCGTCCGCCTACCGGCGGGTCACCGAGACCCGCTCGAGCTTCAGCCGCGTCAGTGGCTCCCCGTCCAGCGGCTTCCGCTCGCAGTCGTGGTCCCGCGGCTCGCCCAGCACCGTGTCTTCCTCCTACAAGCGCAGCGCGCTTGGCCCGCGCCTCACCTACAGCTCGGCCATGCTCAGCTCTGCCGAGAGCAGCCTCGATTTCAGCCAGTCTTCGTCGCTGCTCAACGGCGGGTCCGGGCCGGGGGGCGACTACAAGCTGTCCCGCTCCAACGAGAAGGAGCAGCTGCAGGGGCTGAACGACCGCTTCGCGGGATACATCGAGAAGGTGCACTACCTGGAGCAACAGAACAAGGAGATCGAGGCAGAGATCCAGGCGCTGCGGCAGAAACAGGCCTCGCACGCCCAGCTGGGCGACGCGTACGACCAGGAGATCCGCGAGCTGCGCGCCACCCTAGAGCTGGTGAATCACGAGAAGGCTCAGGTGCAGCTGGACTCGGATCACCTGGAAGAAGACATCCACCGGCTCAAGGAGCGCTTCGAGGAGGAGGCACGGCTGCGCGACGACACCGAGGCGGCCATCCGCGCGCTGCGCAAAGACATCGAGGAGGCGTCGCTGGTCAAGGTGGAGCTGGACAAGAAGGTGCAGTCGCTGCAGGATGAGGTGGCCTTCCTGCGGAGCAATCACGAGGAGGAGGTGGCCGACCTGCTGGCCCAGATCCAGGCGTCGCACATCACGGTGGAGCGCAAAGACTACCTGAAGACAGACATCTCGTCGGCGCTGAAAGAGATCCGCTCCCAGCTCGAATGCCACTCCGACCAGAACATGCACCAGGCGGAAGAGTGGTTTAAGTGCCGCTACGCTAAGCTCACGGAGGCTGCGGAGCAAAACAAGGAAGCTATCCGCTCCGCCAAGGAAGAGATCGCCGAGTATCGGCGCCAGCTGCAGTCCAAGAGCATCGAGCTCGAGTCAGTGCGCGGCACCAAGGAGTCCCTGGAGCGGCAGCTCAGCGACATCGAGGAGCGCCATAACCACGACCTCAGCAGCTACCAG GACACGATCCAGCAGTTGGAAAATGAGCTCCGGGGCACAAAGTGGGAAATGGCTCGTCATTTGCGAGAATACCAGGACCTCCTCAACGTCAAGATGGCTCTGGATATTGAGATCGCTGCGTACAG AAAACTACTGGAGGGTGAAGAGACCAGATTTAGCACATTTGCAGGAAGCATCACTGGGCCACTGTATCCACACCGACAACCCTCAGTCACAATATCCAGTAAGATTCAGAAAACCAAGGTAGAGGCTCCTAAGCTAAAGGTCCAACACAAATTTGTCGAGGAGATCATAGAAGAAACCAAAGTGGAAGATgagaaatcagaaatggaagaggCCCTGATAGCCATTGCAGAGGAGCGGGCAGTGTCcatgaaagaggagaaggaagaagaggcagaagaaaaggaagaggggcaAGCTGAAGAAGAAGTCGTAGCTACCAAAAAGTCTCCAGTGAAAGCAGCTGCGCCTGAActgaaagaggaggaagaaggagaaaaggaggaagaggaaggccaagaggaagaagaggaggaagaagagggtgcTAAGTCAGACCAAGCCGAAGAAGGAGGATCCGAGAAGGAAGGTTCTAGTGAAAAAGAGGAGGGGGAacaggaagaagaaggggaaacaGAGGCCGAAGGTGAAGGAGAAGAAGCTGAAGCTGAGGATGAAAAGAAAACGGAAGAAAAGCGTGAAGAGGTCGCTCCCAAGGAAGAGCCAGTGGCAGAAGCCAAGGTGGAAAAGCCAGAGAAGGCCAAGTCTCCCATGCCAAAGTCACCGGTGGAAGAGGTGAAACCGAAGGCAGATGAGAAAGGAGCTGAGAAAGCCgagcagaaaaaggaagaagagaaagtggaggaagaaaagaaagaagaagtaaaGGAATCTCCCAAGGaagagaaagtggagaaaaaggaggaaaagccaAAAGATGTGCCAGAGAAGAAGAAGGCAGAGTCCCCGGTAAAGGAGGAAGTGGTGGAGGAGGTGAGCACCATCACCAAATCCGGAAAGGTGAGCTTGGAAAAAGATGCCAAAGAGGAGAAGCCACAGccgaaggagaaggagaaggcggaagaggaggggggaggtgaggaggaaGGTGGTGATCAGGGTTCCAAGGAATCCAGGAAGGAAGACATAGCGGTAAATGGGGAggtagaaggaaaggaggaagagcaggaaacTAAGGAGAAGGGCagtgggggagaagaggagaaaggggttGTCACCAATGGGCTAGACTTGAGCCCCGCAGACGAAAAGAAGGGGGGAGATAGAAGTGAGGAAAAAGTGGTGGTGaccaaaaagatagaaaaaatcaCCAGTGAGGGGGGCGATGGTGCTACCAAATACATCACTAAATCTGTAACCGTCACTCAAAAGGTCGAAGAGCATGAAGAGACCTTTGAGGAGAAGCTAGTATCTACCAAAAAGGTAGAGAAGGTCACTTCACACGCCATAGTAAAGGAAGTCACCCAGAGTGACTAA